The region ACTAGCGTTTAATTCTTTTTCGTATATATTAAAATTCTGCGAAAGCTCTTTACGCAACCCTTCAAGAAAACTTTTATTCTTCTGAGCCTGTATCTCAGGGACATTTTCGAACACGAAAAATTTCAACCCAAACTTGTCATAAAAAGAATTTACTATAGCCGCATATTTTAACGCTAATTGATTCCGTGGATCTTCTGCATGACGCCCTACGTTACCACGAGAAAACCCCTGACAAGGAGGTCCGCCAATGATCCCAGAAATCTCCGGTTTCTCACCACACGTCTCGACAATTGAATCACACAACTGCTCTACAGTTGTAGCCAAAAGATCTACGACGCGCCCCAGACTTCCTGGATGATTTCTATTATATGTTTTTATTGCTGCAGCGTCATAATCTGCGGCGTAGCAAACTTCAAAACCAGCGTTGGTAAACCCTAAATCAAGGCCACCTGCGCCGCAAAATAAGCTAACAACTTTATGCGAGTTAGATGAGAGGCCATTGCCTTCAGTCTTATTTTTTACTATAGCCATATCAGCGACTGAAGCTTCCATTAAAAAAACCTGCTCAAAAATTACAGCCTTATACCACATTCAACAGAGGCGCTCAATCGAACATATTGAGCACCACGCACTTGAAATCATGATTGAATTGTTGCCTTAAGCCACACCCACCCCTTATAAACGTCTCCGCGGCCGCGCAAATGCGTGTACCTTCGAAGCGAATTCCAGTCTCGATGCCCTGACACACTCGAAACCCGGGGAATGTCCCAGTCCATCTCAAACAGCCGGCTTACCCCTTCATGGCGCAAGTCGTGAAAATGCAAATCTTCGATGCCGAGCATCGGGCACGCTCGCGTAAAGGACGCCGACACTGACCTGGCATTGCAGGGAAAGATCTCCCTCTCTACCTTGGGCATGCTTTGCAGGATCGCCCAAGCTTCGTCAGGCAGATGGCACCACACGTCATTGCCGATTTTCTGCCCTGGATTTTTCATATCCCGCACCAGGACAGACTGCCGGGCGCAGTCGAGATCGTCCCAGCGTATCCGCGTGATTTCTTCCTGTCGGCGCGTCGAGAAGATCGCAAAGGCGATCAACTTCGGCATGTTGATTAAGCTTTTTCGGCGCGCCTGCATTTCAAAAAAGTGCTTCAACAGCTTGTCCAGCTCATCAAGCGTTGGCCGTCGGTTACGCTCTTTACTTTTGCTGACCATGCCGAGCTTGCGCAACACCTTGCGCGCATCAGGCATAGCCAGCGGGTCGACCTCATACCCCCAGGCCGGTCGCGCCACAGACAGCACCGCGCCCAGGTGCGACAGATCGTTGCCAACCGTCTGCGCCTGAACGCCACCACCCTCTTTACCCATCCGCCACTGTGCGAATTCCACCAGCTTCTGACTGGTCAGGGCCGAGTCATCGAGTTCACCCAGCCAGGTATCCTTGATCGCCTTTAGCGTCGCGTTCTTGGTCTTGCCCAGTGGACGGATCTTTTCGTACTCGTCCAGGTACTGCTCGATCATCTTCTTGATCGTCACGCCTTTGCGATTCGCACGCTCGATGGCACCGGGCTCGGCCAGTTCCGTCTCCCGGCGCTTGATCCAGGCCTGGGCGACCTGCTTGCGGTCGAAGGTTTGGCTTTCCTGATAAACTGTCTTACCGTCCCGATTGATCCGTATCTGCGCCGTGTAGGCCGTCGAGTTGTCCTTGCGCTTGCGTGATGTGATCGTGCCCATTTCCAGTTGCTACATTGCTGAATTCGATTGCTACATTGTAGCAACCGACTTCAAAAAACAAGGAAAAATGGGTAAAAACCGCTGTATAAAAGACCAGTATTAATGAATTTCGAAAATCCTGAATCGCCCGTAAACACTAGCCATACCCGTTCTCAGCCCTCCCGCCGCTTCAGCGTTGCCCCAATGATGGATTGGACTGATCGTCATTGTCGTTTTTTTCTGCGCCTGCTCTCCAAGCACGCGCTTCTCTATACGGAAATGGTCACCACTGGGGCGCTGCTCAACGGCGATCACGAGCGTTTCTTGCGCCACAACGAAGCCGAACACCCGCTAGCCCTGCAACTCGGAGGCAGCGTACCGATGGACTTGGCGGCGTGTGCGCGAATGGCTCAGGAGCATGGCTACGACGAGGTGAATCTGAATGTGGGCTGCCCGAGCGATCGAGTGCAGAACAATATGATCGGCGCGGTCCTGATGGGGCATCCGCATCTGGTTGCCGATTGCGTGAAGGCGATGCGTGATGCGGTATCAATTCCGGTGACGGTAAAACACCGCATCGGAATTAATGGACGCGACAGTTACGAACAGTTGTGTGATTTCGTGGGTACGGTCCGAGACGCTGGGTGCATGAGTTTTACAGTGCATGCGCGAATTGCGATTCTGGAGGGGTTATCGCCAAAGGAAAACCGCGATATTCCACCTTTGCGCTATGACGTAGCGGCGCGGCTGAAGACGGACTTTCCGGAGCTGGAGATTATTCTCAATGGCGGGATCAAAACGCTGGAAGCCTGTGATCAGCATTTACAGACCTTCGACGGTGTCATGCTGGGTCGTGAGGCTTATCACAATCCCTATGTGATGGCTGAAGTGGATCAGCAGTTGTTTGGCAGCACCGCGCCAATAGTCACTCGCGCTGAGGTGCTGTCGCAGTTACGGCCTTATATAGCCGCGCACATTGAGGCTGGCGGCTCAATGCACCATATCACCCGCCATGTACTAGGGCTGGGCACCGGCTTCCCTGGCGCACGCAAGTTTAGGCAGTTACTGTCAGTGGATATTCACAAGGCGAAAGAGCCCTTGGTGTTGCTGGATCAGGCCGCGGAGTTATTGGAGGGGCGTTGACAGGCAGGTGTATCTGCCAGCCAAAGATGTCAGGAAGGTGCATCGTGTATATGCCGACGATGTCCCTAATCCAAACTGGCTAGCGCCGGGCACATTAGCTTCGGCTAACAAAAAACTGGAGATGACTTGCTGGCGCAGTACCCGTTTATCCTGATCCCGTCAGCCGTATCCAAGCACAGCTGGAACGTGCTTATGAATGCGAATTTGGCTGAAGGCTTGCACGAATTCGTTCGCCAAGAGCAGTTTGCTTTCGATGCCCGCCTGAACCCTCCTCCACGCTAACGGTGATCTGCGTTGAACCTGCGCTCCGATTTGGCATCGAATTTACCAACGCCCTTGCCCGTCATTCAAACACCCGTTTTGCGGATGTTGCTGCCGAGACCATTGATACCCATACGCGCCCTTGAGTGGCTGTCGGCCCTCGGGTAATGTCATCAGATCCATAGGACAGAGCACGCCCATGACTTCCAAGCTGGAACAACTCAAACAAATCACAACCGTAGTTGCCGACACTGGCGACTTCGAAGCTATCGCCCGCGTCAAACCTGTCGACGCTACCACCAACCCCTCCCTGCTGCTTAAAGCAGCGGCCATTCCCGGCTATGCAGAGCTGTTGAATACCTGCGTTCACGACTGCAAGGGCGATGTAGGGCTTGCCAGCGACCGTTTTGGCGTCGCGGTAGGACAAGAGATCTTGAAGGTGGTGCCGGGCCGCATTTCCACTGAGGTGGATGCACGCCTGTCGTTCGACACTGATGCTGTACTGAAGCGCGCACATCGTCTTATTGACCTGTACGACAAGGCCGGCATTGGCCGTGACCGCGTGTTGATCAAAATCGCGTCCACCTGGGAAGGCATCCGCGCTGCCGAGATACTGGAGAAGGAAGGTATCCAGACCAACCTGACCCTGCTGTTCTCCTTCGCCCAGGCCGCCGCGTGTGCGGACGCAGGCGTATTCCTTATTTCGCCGTTCGTGGGCCGCATTTACGACTGGTACAAAAAAGCTAACGGTAACGATTACGCCGGCGCAGATGATCCCGGCGTGCAATCGGTAACGCGTATCTACAACTACTACAAAGCCAATGACTACAAAACCGTCGTCATGGGAGCGAGCTTCAGGAATCTGAATCAGATCGAGCAGTTGGCCGGCTGTGACCGTCTGACTATTAGCCCGGATCTGCTGGAGAAACTGGCGGCAGACACTGGCAAGCTCGAACGCAAGCTGGCGCCAGGCCAAGCCGGTGAGGCTCGCCTGAGCCTGAATGAAGCGCAGTTCCGTTGGCTGTCCAACGAGGACGCAATGGCGACAGAGAAACTGGCTGAGGGGATTCGTCAGTTTGCTCGCGATCAAGAAAAACTTGAGGCGCTGCTGCAAGCCAAGCTTTGATCTAGTTAAAAGCAATACAAAAAGGACGAACCCTCACAGGTTCGTCCTTTTTTATGCCATCGGGAATGGGATTGGCTTCTCAAAAAAACCGGACTTAACCGCGAATTTTATTTGATCGGATCGGAGCGGTCGGCGCAGAGCCTTTGTGGGAACCGGGCTTGCCCGCGAACACGACGCTTTACGGGATCAGTGTCGCTCCAGCGCATTCACCAAATCATGGAACGCTTCACGATTGGAGTCGTTTAGGCCCATAAGAATTTTGTGTGCCTCGAGGACTTTAATCCGCACCACCTCTTCGGACTGATCCTGATCGGGTAGATCAGTCAGGCATTCAGGACATGGGATTGGGCGATCCACGATGTTGAACACTTGCTCGAAGCCCATGGACTGCAAAAGCCGGGTGATGTCTTCGTGGGTGGTGACGACGGTCGGCAAAAGACCGACCTTCTGCCGCGACAGGATCGACAACTTGGCCAGCAGGCCCAACGTAGTGCTGTCGATGCTACGCGTTTCGGTCAGGTCGATCACGATCGCGTTGAAGTTCAACGCCGTGAAGATCCGCTCAATAGTCGCATCCAACGCCGAACACAGGGTCAGGCGAACTTCACCGACGAACTTCAGAACGAAGGTGCCGTCCTGCTCGGCGAACTGGATTCTACCGGTACTCATTAAAGATTCCTGCTCAACACCAACAGGGCGATATCATCCGGCATCTCCCCTAGCGTGGCCAATCCAAAAACCTGCCGCAGCCCATCCAGGGTGCCGCCCGCCGCCTTGACCCGTTGGGGCAACGCCGCTTCTTTCTCTTTGAGTGTGGGCTCCAGCAACAGGTCCAGAATGCCATCGGACATCAGCGTCAAACTGAACGTCGGCGGCAGTTCCAGTATGTGGTCTTCATAGGTGGCCTCGTTGAAAAGGCCCACTGGCAGACCACGCCCGTCCAGATAACGAACACTGTCTGGCGTGTACAACACAGGCAACGGCAAATGACCGCCGATGCTATAGGTCAACAAACCTGTCTCCTCGTCGATGACACCACCGACCATTGTGACGTGTTTGCCCAGCTTACAACTGATCAGGCCTCGGTTGATATGGCCAAGGACCTCTGAAGGCTTGAATTCAGGCAGCGTGCCATTGCGCTTTGACTCGAACAGCAAGCGCGTGGTCATAAACTTCAGCAACACGGTAACGAAGGCTGAGGAGGCGCCATGACCGGAAACATCCGCCAGGTAGAACGCTACACGACGCTCGTCGACCCGAAAGTAATCGACGAAATCACCCGACAGGTACAGCGATGGGATGATCTGATGAGCGAACTGGAACTCGTCGATCGTCCAGGGACTGACCGGCAGCATGTTCATCTGCACTTGACGACCTGCGTTCTGGTCCTCCTGAAGCAGGTTCAGGCTGGCCTCGAGCTCGCGGTTGGCCTTCTCCAGCTTGTCACGGTAACGCTGGTTTTCCAGCAGCAGCCGCGCACGATCAAGAGCCCGGCGCACGGAGTGCTCGAGTACGGCCAGATCTTCTAAAGGCTTGATCAGGTAATCCGCCGCACCAAGACGTAAGGCCTCGACTGCATCGTTCATCACACCAGCACCCGAAACCACGATGACCGGGATTTGTGGTGACAGCTCGGTGACTTGACGAATGAGTTCGAGCCCGCCCATCTGTGGCATACGCAGATCGCAGATGACCAAATCGGGCTTGTCTTGCTCGAATACCTGAATACCCTGCTGGCCGTTGCTGGCCTGCAGGACACTGAAACCACTGTCTTCCAAGTAGGCGGCGAGACTCGCGCGTACTACTTCGTCATCATCGATTATCAGCAGCGTGGCACTGGTTTTTGGCATGTGGGCAAACGGCGCCAGAATTAGGTTGGCGTAGCAGGCAGGTGGTTTGTCCCCGCGCTCACTACTGGATTCGCTTTCTAGCCTCTCTATTGCACCGTTTTCGAGCGTTTGCCCTACACACAGATACAACAGAGGTGCCCTTCTAAGGCGCAGACGGTACTCCCATCCGCGGGGCGTTTCAAGCTCACGCCGATGGTCGCCTGACGTCTTTACTTCTGAAATCACTGAGAGTTATAAGAACAGGCAAAATCGTAACCCTATGGAAGGATGGAGCCCATGAGTCAAACTGATCGAGACTATAGCGAAAAGCGCGATTTCATCCGCATGCGGGTTGATGCCGATGTGTCGCTGATTCACGCAGGCGATGAGGTGTCAGCCGTCTGTATCGACCTTTCCAGCAGTGGTATGCAAGTTGAAGCATCTCGCTTGTTCAAGGTTGGCGACCGATTGAGCGTGCGAATCGATTCCGATCACGTAGCACTTAAAGGACTTGAGGCCGACACCGAAGTGGTGTGGGTGAAGGAGCAGGACGGTGAAAACCAGAAACTCGGACTTACAATCTTGGCGATGAAGTAAGCCGGATACAAAAACCAAAAAGGCGACCTGATGGTCGCCTTTCTGATTTGATCGCTTGGAATCAAAAATCGTCTTCGACGTGGCCGTCTTTGACTTTGAATTCGCGATTCTGCAAATACGCGTTGCGGATGAAGATGTACTTGTCGCCGTTGATCAACTTCTCGGCCGACAACAGGCTGGCACGAGTGTCGACGAGGTTCAGGCCAAACACCGAGTTACGCACAGGAACGTCGTTGATGTACGGATACGGACCGGTGTAACCGTCAACCACCTTGGACGGCGCATCACGCAGCGTGCTAGGGCCGAGCAGCGGCAGCATCACGTAAGGCCCGCTGCCGACGCCCCAACGGCCTAGGGTCTGACCGAAATCTTCGTCACTGCGCTGCAAGCCCATTTTGGTGCCCACATCGAAGAAGCCTGCAACACCCAAAGTGGTATTGAGCAGAATACGAGCGGTGTCGACGCCTGCGGCAGCCGGCTTGGCCTGCAAGATGTTGTTAAACAGGTTCGTCACGTCACCCACGTTGCGAAACATGTTGTGAATACCGTCTTCCAGGAACTGCGGCGTCACGTAGTCATAGCCCTGAGCAATCGGCTTGAGTGCATAGGTGTCGACGAAGTCGTTGAACTGAAAGACCGGACGGTTAACGCTTTCCCAAGGATCGTCTTCCGAGGCCGCTTGAGCGGCGAACGGAACCAGCAACACACCGGCACACACACAAAGCCGAGCGAGATGATTGCTCCAGCGCATATAAAAACTCCTTGGATTGTACTGGCGTGGGTGCAAGGCCCAGGCGGTAAGGACGCTAGTATAAGACGGAAAAGTCGGTTTAGGCACTTCATGGCATGGCACTGTGCAGGATATTTCGAGTGCAGCCCTTTCATGTCCCTGTCACTTAACTGTCATTGTCTACGATTAGCCTAGTCCGTATTTCAAGGACGTCCCTATGTCGCATGCAGAAGCCTTGCCCGTCGCGGCTCCATGCCTGACTGCCGTACTGTTCAGCCTCAGCGGTTGCCTTGTGGATTTCGGCGCTCGCGCCCACCTGCAGAATGTCGCCACTGCCGATGACGCCCACCTCACTCAGGGCGCTCTGGAAAGCCTGCGCAGCCTGCAGCTGCAGCAAATCCCATGCGCCTGGCTCGACGAACTCCCTCCAGCCCTCAGCATTGCCCTGACCGCCAACCTTCCAGAATGGGTAAAGTCTTCTCAGCACTCAGCGACAACCCCTCCATGGCCAGCACCCAACGCCTGCTGGCAAGCCCTGATGGCGTTGAACGTCGAGCGCCTCGATGGCTGCGTGCTGGTCAGCGGTGAGCCTCGCTTACTGCAAGCCGGGCTCAACGCAGGGCTTTGGACTATCGGCCTGGCATCCTGCGGTTCACTGTGCGGGCTGGCGCCAAGTGAATGGCAGGCCTTGAGCCAAAAAGAGCGCGAACACCTGCGCGGCAAAGCCACCGTCGAGTTATTCGGACTGGGCGCACACTCGGTGATTGATCACTTGGGCGAGTTGAACACCTGCCTCGCCGATATCAACCTGCGCCGTCTAAAGGGTGAAAAGCCCTGATTGAGATCATGCAGGTTGCCCGTGAGTGGATTAATCTAATGGCCAGCCATAGACCTTTGGCGCGCCGCTGCGGTCTATGCCAGTGCCTATCGATAAAAGGAAGAACGCCATGCCTGCCCGCGAACTGCAAGAACAGCTCAATACCCTGCGCGAGCAATTGGATCAGAATCCGCCACTGTCCGACGCCGAACGCGACGACCTGCACACCCTGATGCAACAGATCGAACTGGAAATCGAACTCGAGATGAAAACCCAGGACTCCAGCCTCGCCGATGGCGTGAACCTGGCGGTCGAACGCTTCGAACTGGAACACCCCGCCATTGCCGGTACGCTGCGAAATATCGTTCAAACCTTGGGCAATATCGGGATCTGAACCCGCCTGATGCAAAAAAGCCCTGCTAGCGATAGCAGGGCTTTTTAATGTGCGAAATGTAATACCCAGCGAGAGCATGCTTACTCTCGCTGGGTATTTACTGGCGGACCAACCGATGGTTCGGCAGTTGTA is a window of Pseudomonas sp. DC1.2 DNA encoding:
- the dusA gene encoding tRNA dihydrouridine(20/20a) synthase DusA, which produces MNFENPESPVNTSHTRSQPSRRFSVAPMMDWTDRHCRFFLRLLSKHALLYTEMVTTGALLNGDHERFLRHNEAEHPLALQLGGSVPMDLAACARMAQEHGYDEVNLNVGCPSDRVQNNMIGAVLMGHPHLVADCVKAMRDAVSIPVTVKHRIGINGRDSYEQLCDFVGTVRDAGCMSFTVHARIAILEGLSPKENRDIPPLRYDVAARLKTDFPELEIILNGGIKTLEACDQHLQTFDGVMLGREAYHNPYVMAEVDQQLFGSTAPIVTRAEVLSQLRPYIAAHIEAGGSMHHITRHVLGLGTGFPGARKFRQLLSVDIHKAKEPLVLLDQAAELLEGR
- a CDS encoding HAD family phosphatase codes for the protein MSHAEALPVAAPCLTAVLFSLSGCLVDFGARAHLQNVATADDAHLTQGALESLRSLQLQQIPCAWLDELPPALSIALTANLPEWVKSSQHSATTPPWPAPNACWQALMALNVERLDGCVLVSGEPRLLQAGLNAGLWTIGLASCGSLCGLAPSEWQALSQKEREHLRGKATVELFGLGAHSVIDHLGELNTCLADINLRRLKGEKP
- a CDS encoding DUF4404 family protein, with protein sequence MPARELQEQLNTLREQLDQNPPLSDAERDDLHTLMQQIELEIELEMKTQDSSLADGVNLAVERFELEHPAIAGTLRNIVQTLGNIGI
- a CDS encoding site-specific integrase, whose translation is MGTITSRKRKDNSTAYTAQIRINRDGKTVYQESQTFDRKQVAQAWIKRRETELAEPGAIERANRKGVTIKKMIEQYLDEYEKIRPLGKTKNATLKAIKDTWLGELDDSALTSQKLVEFAQWRMGKEGGGVQAQTVGNDLSHLGAVLSVARPAWGYEVDPLAMPDARKVLRKLGMVSKSKERNRRPTLDELDKLLKHFFEMQARRKSLINMPKLIAFAIFSTRRQEEITRIRWDDLDCARQSVLVRDMKNPGQKIGNDVWCHLPDEAWAILQSMPKVEREIFPCNARSVSASFTRACPMLGIEDLHFHDLRHEGVSRLFEMDWDIPRVSSVSGHRDWNSLRRYTHLRGRGDVYKGWVWLKATIQS
- the rssC gene encoding anti-sigma factor antagonist RssC, whose amino-acid sequence is MSTGRIQFAEQDGTFVLKFVGEVRLTLCSALDATIERIFTALNFNAIVIDLTETRSIDSTTLGLLAKLSILSRQKVGLLPTVVTTHEDITRLLQSMGFEQVFNIVDRPIPCPECLTDLPDQDQSEEVVRIKVLEAHKILMGLNDSNREAFHDLVNALERH
- a CDS encoding VacJ family lipoprotein, translating into MRWSNHLARLCVCAGVLLVPFAAQAASEDDPWESVNRPVFQFNDFVDTYALKPIAQGYDYVTPQFLEDGIHNMFRNVGDVTNLFNNILQAKPAAAGVDTARILLNTTLGVAGFFDVGTKMGLQRSDEDFGQTLGRWGVGSGPYVMLPLLGPSTLRDAPSKVVDGYTGPYPYINDVPVRNSVFGLNLVDTRASLLSAEKLINGDKYIFIRNAYLQNREFKVKDGHVEDDF
- the rssB gene encoding two-component system response regulator RssB; its protein translation is MPKTSATLLIIDDDEVVRASLAAYLEDSGFSVLQASNGQQGIQVFEQDKPDLVICDLRMPQMGGLELIRQVTELSPQIPVIVVSGAGVMNDAVEALRLGAADYLIKPLEDLAVLEHSVRRALDRARLLLENQRYRDKLEKANRELEASLNLLQEDQNAGRQVQMNMLPVSPWTIDEFQFAHQIIPSLYLSGDFVDYFRVDERRVAFYLADVSGHGASSAFVTVLLKFMTTRLLFESKRNGTLPEFKPSEVLGHINRGLISCKLGKHVTMVGGVIDEETGLLTYSIGGHLPLPVLYTPDSVRYLDGRGLPVGLFNEATYEDHILELPPTFSLTLMSDGILDLLLEPTLKEKEAALPQRVKAAGGTLDGLRQVFGLATLGEMPDDIALLVLSRNL
- a CDS encoding DNA cytosine methyltransferase, coding for MEASVADMAIVKNKTEGNGLSSNSHKVVSLFCGAGGLDLGFTNAGFEVCYAADYDAAAIKTYNRNHPGSLGRVVDLLATTVEQLCDSIVETCGEKPEISGIIGGPPCQGFSRGNVGRHAEDPRNQLALKYAAIVNSFYDKFGLKFFVFENVPEIQAQKNKSFLEGLRKELSQNFNIYEKELNASNYQVAQARRRLFIVGVCKSSSVSEFVFPAPSPLKEKVVSDVISDLPDPVYLSSNLVAESIPYHQNHWTSRPKSKRFETGVMPVGGRSFIQLDWKKPSRTVAYGNREIHVHPNGKRRLSIYEALQLQGFPFKYVLEGNMSQQVKQVSNAVPPPVAEKIAQSIMDQVL
- the tal gene encoding transaldolase, with amino-acid sequence MTSKLEQLKQITTVVADTGDFEAIARVKPVDATTNPSLLLKAAAIPGYAELLNTCVHDCKGDVGLASDRFGVAVGQEILKVVPGRISTEVDARLSFDTDAVLKRAHRLIDLYDKAGIGRDRVLIKIASTWEGIRAAEILEKEGIQTNLTLLFSFAQAAACADAGVFLISPFVGRIYDWYKKANGNDYAGADDPGVQSVTRIYNYYKANDYKTVVMGASFRNLNQIEQLAGCDRLTISPDLLEKLAADTGKLERKLAPGQAGEARLSLNEAQFRWLSNEDAMATEKLAEGIRQFARDQEKLEALLQAKL
- a CDS encoding PilZ domain-containing protein, with the protein product MSQTDRDYSEKRDFIRMRVDADVSLIHAGDEVSAVCIDLSSSGMQVEASRLFKVGDRLSVRIDSDHVALKGLEADTEVVWVKEQDGENQKLGLTILAMK